Genomic window (Arcobacter aquimarinus):
GACTTTTGGAACAATGTAGAAAATGCTACAAAAATTGGTATTGAAAAAAATAGAATTTTAGGTAAATTAGCCAAATTTAATAAAGCAAATGACTCATTAAAAGGTACCAACGAACTATATGAAATGGCAAATGATGAAAAAGATGAAGAAACTTTAGAGATGCTTTACGATGAAGCAGAAGAGTTAGAAAAACTTATCAAATCAACTGAAATTTCTGTAATGTTATCTAATCCTGATGATGCTTCAAATGCAATAGTTTCTATTCATCCAGGAGCTGGTGGTACTGAATCACAAGATTGGGCAAGCATACTTTATAGAATGTATCTTAGATGGGCAGAAAGAAATGATTTTAAAGTTGAACTTCTTGATTATCAAAATGGTGATGAAGCTGGTATCAAAGATGTTTCTTTTATCATCAAAGGAGAAAATGCTTATGGATATATGAAAGCTGAAAACGGTATTCACAGACTTGTTAGAATCTCTCCATTTGACTCAAACGCAAAAAGACACACATCTTTTTCATCTGTTATGGTGAGTCCAGAAATTGATGATAATATTAACATTGTGATTGAAGATAAAGATATTAGAATTGATACATATAGAGCAAGTGGAGCTGGTGGACAACACGTAAATAAAACAGAATCAGCTATTAGAATCACTCACATTCCAACTGGAATTGTAGTTCAATGTCAAAATGATAGAAGTCAACATAAAAATAAAGATAGTGCTTTTAAAATGTTAAAGTCAAGACTATATGAGTTTGAGCTTGAAAAACAGCAAGCAACTAAAGATGGTGTTGAAAAAAGTGAAAATGGATGGGGACATCAAATCAGATCTTATGTTTTACAACCATATCAACAAGTAAAAGATAGTAGAAGTAACATAGGTTATTCAAATGTTGATGCTATTTTAGATGGTGATATAACTAAAATTATAGAAGATGTTTTAATAGCAACTTCTAAATAATTTTATTCCCTATTACAAATAATTTTATAACTACAATAAATACAGTTTGATTTATCTTCACATTTAGAAAAAGAGATTTCTCCTTTTGAAATCTCTTTTATTTCATCAAATTTTAGACTCAATAAATCAAGTTTTTCATTTAAGACCTCTTCTTCAATTAAAGAAGTTTCATTTAAATTGTAATAGTAAGCTTTTATCTTATTTGTTTGAAAAAACTGATTCATTGCAATATAATAAAACTCTAGTTGAAAATCATCACTTTTTTCATAATTTTTCAAAGTATCAACACTAAGTGTTGATGAAGTTTTGTAATCAATAAGTTCATAATTTTCTTCGTATTTATCTATTCTATCAATTACACCTTTAATCTTTATTCCATTAAATAAGCAATCAAAGTTTTTTTCTAAAGCGATAATTTTTCTATTTTTTAATCGTTCTTTATCTAATAAATAAAAATCATAAAGTTTCTTTTTCCAGATCTCTAAATCTAAAATCAAAAAAGGATTCTTACTTTGATATTTAGTAAACAACTGCTCAATTTTTTCAAAATTCAAATCATCGAAATTATCATTTAAAGTATAAAAATCTTCTAAAATAGAGTGAATTATTTCACCCAATTCATAAGCTTTTGGTTTTAAAGAAATTGTATGTTCTTTAATCTTTAAAATATACTGTAAATAAAATTTTCTTCTACATTGAAGAAATATCTTAAAAGAAGTTGCAGACCATATAAATTTTGTTAAATCAATTTTTTCTATAATATCTTGTTCAAAATGTGATATTTTATGATTATCATATAAAATATGTTTATAAAAATTATCATTTATATCTGTAATAATTCTTTTTTCAAAAAGTTCATTTGCAAATCTTGAAATCTGATTTATGTCAGAATTAACATAAGATATAAAAACATTTTTAGATGAATTCACTAACCTTTTATAATAATACTTTTGTAAATTCTCCCTATCAAACTGTGTTGGTAAATTTGATAATTGTTTTAATTTTGTTGACAAAAATTTATCTTTTATTGAGATTTTGGGAATAAATGATTCATTAAAATCACAAATTATTACAGCATCAAACTCCATAGCTCTGGTTTCTAATAACCCTAAAACTGTAATTTTTCCAGAATTTACATCATCTAAAGTTATTTTTACTAATTTTTGCAAAAATATTTTATATACATCTTTTAATAAAATATTATTTTGTCTTGAAAAAAGAATGATGTTTAATTTATATAAAAGTTCATCATATTTTTGTATTAGTTCTACATTTAACTCTTTTGATTTTATAAAATCAGTAACAAATAAAAAATTTTCTTTTGATATAACTTTATTCCATAAATACTTTATTTTTTCATCAATTACTTTTTTATCAATTCTTAGAAATTCTAAATTTGATATATTTTTTATTTCAGATTCACTTAAATACAAATATATTGCATTTGCAATTTGGTAAAGATTTGTATTTCTTATACTTTTCCCCATTGCATAATTAAAGTAATTCTCATCATCGAATAACTCAATATATGAAGCAAAACTCTCATCAGGTAACACTAATGCAATATTAGAAGGATTTATACCTTTGTTTATACAAATTTGTATAGATGATTTTATATATGCTATTTGATTTAATCTTGAAGAGAATCCCTTTGTTTCTAAAAATTCTAATCTATCTATTATAGGTATTTCTTCTAAAATCTTCTTATTCGTCAAATCTAATTTATATTTATAATCTAATTTTATCTCTAAATCTAAATCTTTAAACACTTCTAAAGATTTTTGATTATAAGAGTTTGAATAAAAAATAATCTTAAAATCAATAAGCTCTGATATCTTGATAATCATATCAAACTCTATTTTTGTGAAGTATCCTTCAAAATTTAGCTCTATTTCATTAAATTTTTGTAAAAAATCTTGATTTATTTTATAATGATTATCTATATTTATTCTATCAACATAATTATTATTTTCCAAAATATTTATATAATTTGTTTTTATTGATTGAAGTATTTGTAGATGTTCTAAATAAAAATCATAAGTATCTACATCTTGTATTTGAGATATTTCTACTTTTTCACTAGATAACTCTAGAAAAAATCTATAAATATAATCACTTTGTTTTAGAAATTTTGTAAAATTATCAGAAATTCCAAGTTTTTTTATATCTATATTTTTTATCGCTTCATTTAAAAAAAGAACTCTTTGTTCTTCTTCACAATATTTTAAATTAGATAAAGTTATAGATTTTTTAAAAAACTCATCAATTGTTAAAGTTGAAGGCAAAAGAGTATTTTCACTCTTTTGCTTTGAAATAAGTTCACGTATTACTCTTGAAGTAGGGAAAACTAAAAGTTTTTTTTTAAATTGCATTTGTCTTAATATAGATATAACCTACATTTTCATCAACTATAAAACTACCTGTAATAAGCCAGTTATTTTCATCTTTTATTTCTATACTTGAATTAAAAGTTCCATCAATATTAGTAAATTTTTCATTATCTAATATAGTATCACTATCAGCTGAAATAGTTTTACTTACAATAATTTCAATTTTAATATCTTTTTTTTCATTTGTTAATTTATCAGTAACAATTACTTTTAAACTATTTTGACCAACCTTTAAAATATTTTTATGTTCTGAATATTTTTCTAAAACTCTCTGTGATAATTTTATATCATCTGTTGTTAATCCAAATTTTACATTGTTTATATAAAATTCAAAATTATACTTAGATTGAAAAACTGCATTTGCTTCCATCATATTATTATAGTTTTCATCAACATCTTGATACTTTTGCATAAAGCTTCTATCTTCAATAACAGGAACACTTATTGCACTTTTTACTGTCCAAATAATCATAGAAAAAACAAAACTAAAAATACCTATAAAAAACAGTGGCCAATAATTTCTTTTCATGCTTTTACTTTCTTCTTTTTAAAATTGCATAAGTATATGCTAATAATCCTAAAACTATTAATGTATACATAGTAACACGCCAAATAGTACTAGAAACTTTACCACTATTTCCTATACTACTTTCAAGTTTTATATCTCGTGATTCTGCTAAAATATCACCAATAGCAGCATAACCATTTAAAGTTGCTGCGCTTACTTTTGCATAAAGTGTATTTTTATCTTTTGAAGCTAATAAAGGAACTACATAACCATTTAAAATATCATTTTTATCAAGGATATTTTTTAGTTCATCACTAATAAGTAGATTGACATGTGTTTCGTCAACTGCAATAGTTAATAATACATAAGGTTTATTAAGCGTATTAACAATTTCATTTTCAATAACTTTTATAGCTTCTATCTTATCTTTTGTATTAATATTTTCACCTAAATCTAAAGTAGATTTTGCATATACATATATATTAACACCTAATTTAGATTTAACTTCAGCACCTATTTCATTTATTTTGATTTTTGCTCTATCATCTATTAATTTATCATCATTTAATATAAAATCTTGAGCCAGTAAATTTGAGCATAAAAAAAGCAGAAGTGAGAAAATCACCCCTACTTTAAGAAAATTAAATTTTTTCATTAACCAACAAACACTTTTGTAGCATCAAAGTAACCATAGTATGCAGTCATAACAGCTGCAACTACAAGTAAAATACCTATAATTTTTTCCATATTTTACCCCTTATTTACCATTACCAACAAGTTGGTATTGTGTATGATTTTCTGAACTATTCATTTTTAGACCATTTAAATCTTGATTAATTTGGTAAAAATTTGTAGCTTCATTTTGTTGTACTTTTATTCCATTATAAGTTAATACTCCAAGAATAGTTAATAACAACACTGTTGCTATTAACATTCCTGTTATACCATGTAGTTTAAAAGTTCCTCTTTCGTTTTCGTTCATTTGTGTATTACCAGCCATATTACTCTCCTAAACTTCTGATGTATGAAGCCAATGCTTTTTCTTGAGTTTCATTAAGTCTTCCACTAAAGCTAGGCATTGAACCAATATTCCCTTTTTTACCATCTTTTAATACAGCCATAACTAAAGCATCATCATATGCTCTAATATTAGGTGCAA
Coding sequences:
- a CDS encoding DUF4006 family protein, yielding MAGNTQMNENERGTFKLHGITGMLIATVLLLTILGVLTYNGIKVQQNEATNFYQINQDLNGLKMNSSENHTQYQLVGNGK
- the prfB gene encoding peptide chain release factor 2; translation: MDAYEYSELLKLLNTKLKNIKGILKPDELNKRLKEIEEEEASQDFWNNVENATKIGIEKNRILGKLAKFNKANDSLKGTNELYEMANDEKDEETLEMLYDEAEELEKLIKSTEISVMLSNPDDASNAIVSIHPGAGGTESQDWASILYRMYLRWAERNDFKVELLDYQNGDEAGIKDVSFIIKGENAYGYMKAENGIHRLVRISPFDSNAKRHTSFSSVMVSPEIDDNINIVIEDKDIRIDTYRASGAGGQHVNKTESAIRITHIPTGIVVQCQNDRSQHKNKDSAFKMLKSRLYEFELEKQQATKDGVEKSENGWGHQIRSYVLQPYQQVKDSRSNIGYSNVDAILDGDITKIIEDVLIATSK
- a CDS encoding PD-(D/E)XK nuclease family protein, giving the protein MQFKKKLLVFPTSRVIRELISKQKSENTLLPSTLTIDEFFKKSITLSNLKYCEEEQRVLFLNEAIKNIDIKKLGISDNFTKFLKQSDYIYRFFLELSSEKVEISQIQDVDTYDFYLEHLQILQSIKTNYINILENNNYVDRINIDNHYKINQDFLQKFNEIELNFEGYFTKIEFDMIIKISELIDFKIIFYSNSYNQKSLEVFKDLDLEIKLDYKYKLDLTNKKILEEIPIIDRLEFLETKGFSSRLNQIAYIKSSIQICINKGINPSNIALVLPDESFASYIELFDDENYFNYAMGKSIRNTNLYQIANAIYLYLSESEIKNISNLEFLRIDKKVIDEKIKYLWNKVISKENFLFVTDFIKSKELNVELIQKYDELLYKLNIILFSRQNNILLKDVYKIFLQKLVKITLDDVNSGKITVLGLLETRAMEFDAVIICDFNESFIPKISIKDKFLSTKLKQLSNLPTQFDRENLQKYYYKRLVNSSKNVFISYVNSDINQISRFANELFEKRIITDINDNFYKHILYDNHKISHFEQDIIEKIDLTKFIWSATSFKIFLQCRRKFYLQYILKIKEHTISLKPKAYELGEIIHSILEDFYTLNDNFDDLNFEKIEQLFTKYQSKNPFLILDLEIWKKKLYDFYLLDKERLKNRKIIALEKNFDCLFNGIKIKGVIDRIDKYEENYELIDYKTSSTLSVDTLKNYEKSDDFQLEFYYIAMNQFFQTNKIKAYYYNLNETSLIEEEVLNEKLDLLSLKFDEIKEISKGEISFSKCEDKSNCIYCSYKIICNRE